From one Candidatus Glassbacteria bacterium genomic stretch:
- a CDS encoding TrkH family potassium uptake protein, whose product MKIRLVLYVVGFLQVFIGLTMALPAWCAWYYGESTLGPILEAMAISVVGGAAIAWLARSDDDIRVREGFAIVTFGWIFAALFGSFPYLLSGSIPSFTDAFFETLSGFTTTGASILTDIESQPLSILIWRSQTQWLGGMGIIVLSIAILPFLGVGGMQLFKAEVPGPTPDRLKPRISQTATLLWAVYLLLTALEVLLLHLGGMNLFDSVNHAFTTMATGGFSTRNLSVGHYQSRYIQYVIVLFMFLAGANFSLHYRCLTGRGLKAYFRDREWQFYVSILGGATIVVFLVNWMHGSGASEQTFRDSMFQVVSITTTTGFSTADFDAWGPLNRMMLLALMFVGGCAGSTGGGMKVIRLLLLLKHGKTELKKLLHPQAVVLVKVNKIRVRPEVMLNVLGFFSLYIALFLFFSFVMAGLGMDIVTATSSVAATLGNIGPGLAGVGPMQNYAAIPELGKWMLSLCMLLGRLEVFTVIVLFMPEVWRKF is encoded by the coding sequence ATGAAAATCAGGCTTGTGTTATACGTGGTGGGCTTCCTGCAGGTATTTATCGGCCTGACCATGGCCCTGCCGGCCTGGTGCGCCTGGTACTACGGCGAAAGCACGTTGGGACCGATCCTGGAGGCGATGGCGATCTCGGTGGTCGGCGGCGCGGCGATTGCCTGGCTCGCGCGCAGTGACGACGATATCCGGGTGCGCGAGGGTTTCGCTATCGTCACCTTCGGCTGGATTTTCGCCGCCTTGTTCGGCAGCTTCCCGTACCTGCTCTCCGGCTCGATCCCCTCGTTTACCGATGCGTTTTTCGAGACTCTCAGCGGGTTCACTACCACCGGGGCCTCGATCCTGACCGATATCGAAAGCCAGCCGCTGTCGATCCTGATCTGGCGCAGCCAGACCCAGTGGCTGGGCGGGATGGGAATTATCGTGCTCTCGATCGCCATCCTCCCCTTCCTGGGCGTGGGCGGCATGCAGCTGTTCAAGGCCGAGGTCCCCGGCCCCACTCCCGACAGGCTGAAACCGCGGATCAGCCAGACAGCTACCCTGCTCTGGGCCGTGTACCTCCTGCTGACCGCCCTGGAGGTTCTGCTGCTTCACCTGGGCGGCATGAACCTGTTCGACTCGGTCAACCATGCTTTCACGACGATGGCCACCGGCGGGTTCAGTACCAGGAACCTCTCAGTGGGCCATTACCAGAGCCGGTACATCCAATACGTGATCGTCCTGTTCATGTTCCTGGCCGGGGCTAATTTCTCCCTGCACTACCGCTGCCTCACCGGCCGCGGCCTCAAAGCCTATTTCCGCGACCGCGAATGGCAGTTCTATGTCAGCATTCTCGGGGGAGCCACGATCGTGGTGTTCCTGGTCAACTGGATGCACGGCTCCGGCGCGAGCGAGCAGACCTTCCGCGACAGCATGTTCCAGGTGGTCTCGATAACCACCACCACCGGCTTTTCCACCGCTGATTTCGACGCCTGGGGACCGCTGAACAGGATGATGCTGCTGGCGCTGATGTTTGTCGGCGGGTGCGCGGGCAGCACCGGCGGCGGGATGAAAGTGATCCGGCTGCTGCTGCTGCTCAAGCACGGCAAGACCGAACTGAAAAAACTGCTCCATCCCCAGGCGGTGGTGCTGGTCAAGGTAAACAAGATCAGGGTCCGGCCGGAAGTGATGCTCAACGTGCTGGGTTTTTTCAGCCTCTATATCGCCCTGTTCCTCTTTTTCTCCTTCGTAATGGCCGGTCTCGGCATGGACATTGTCACCGCCACAAGCAGCGTGGCCGCCACTCTCGGCAATATCGGCCCCGGCCTGGCCGGAGTGGGCCCGATGCAGAATTACGCCGCTATCCCCGAACTCGGCAAATGGATGCTTTCGCTGTGCATGCTGCTGGGCCGTCTCGAGGTCTTCACCGTGATCGTCCTGTTCATGCCCGAGGTCTGGCGCAAGTTCTGA
- a CDS encoding NAD-dependent epimerase/dehydratase family protein has translation MRALVTGGAGFIGSHLSEKLLESGHEVTIIDDLSTGRMENITQFKGRPGFTFAIESILNETVMDRLICECDIIFHLAAAVGVELIVNRPVEVIETNILGSEMVLKVANRYKKKTLITSTSEIYGKSDKVPFGEEDDSLMGPTTKNRWSYACSKAIDEFLALAYYQEKNLPVVIARLFNTVGPRQTGRYGMVIPRFVATALLGETIPVYGDGTQSRCFTHVADTVEFMIRLSELPEAEGQIFNVGNTQEITIADLAGKIREMTGSESEIRKIPYDQAYAEGFEDMLRRIPDISKVCRVTGFEPRHDLDEILSNVIDYVREVGPETLLSPNRK, from the coding sequence ATGAGAGCGCTTGTTACCGGCGGCGCCGGGTTTATCGGGTCGCACCTTAGCGAGAAACTGCTGGAGTCGGGACATGAAGTTACCATTATCGACGACCTGTCCACGGGCCGGATGGAGAATATCACCCAGTTCAAGGGCCGCCCCGGCTTCACGTTCGCTATCGAAAGTATCCTCAATGAAACCGTGATGGACCGGCTGATCTGCGAGTGCGACATCATCTTCCACCTGGCGGCCGCGGTGGGCGTCGAACTGATTGTCAACCGCCCGGTGGAAGTGATCGAAACCAATATCCTGGGTTCGGAGATGGTGCTGAAGGTGGCCAACCGTTACAAGAAAAAAACCCTGATAACTTCGACCAGCGAAATTTACGGTAAAAGCGACAAGGTCCCCTTCGGCGAGGAGGACGACAGCCTGATGGGCCCCACCACCAAGAACCGCTGGTCGTACGCCTGCTCCAAGGCGATCGATGAATTCCTGGCCCTGGCCTATTACCAGGAGAAAAATCTGCCCGTCGTGATCGCCCGGCTGTTCAATACCGTCGGCCCCAGGCAGACCGGACGTTACGGGATGGTGATTCCCCGGTTCGTTGCCACCGCGCTGCTTGGTGAAACTATCCCGGTCTACGGCGACGGCACCCAGAGCCGCTGTTTCACCCATGTTGCCGATACCGTGGAATTCATGATCCGCCTCAGCGAACTGCCCGAGGCCGAGGGCCAGATCTTCAACGTGGGCAACACCCAGGAAATCACGATCGCCGACCTGGCCGGAAAGATCAGGGAGATGACCGGCAGCGAGTCCGAAATCCGCAAAATCCCCTACGACCAGGCTTACGCCGAGGGCTTCGAGGACATGCTGCGGCGTATCCCCGATATCTCGAAAGTCTGCCGGGTAACCGGCTTCGAACCGCGCCACGATCTGGATGAAATCCTGAGCAATGTGATCGACTATGTGCGTGAAGTCGGCCCCGAAACCCTGCTCTCTCCCAACCGGAAATGA
- a CDS encoding undecaprenyl/decaprenyl-phosphate alpha-N-acetylglucosaminyl 1-phosphate transferase, translating to MIFSPDIMISALSILAGVSVLSYILVLIFKRLALDAGVVDTPRNDRFHAEPVPLLGGNAIYMAFLLGLMIRGMVDIWEALLMFSGVIFQLYGIARHPRRVYLFFVIAAIWCTIGGIIVADGDGADQVLGLLIGGTILLLVGNVDDARGGVIPHVKLVGQLIAGFFLIYFGISVAFFTDIATHWGMPWLIWLAYPFTLFWIIGLTNAFNLIDNMNGLSCGVAVTSSFFFGLISFVNGQFDLGFIFFILAGAGVGYLPHNFPRARIFMGDSGSLFTGFIIAGLSIVGSWGTAAGVPGGGLKLSLAIPMLVLIYPIFDVSLVTITRVIRRRPISLGGKDHSSHRLVRMGLKPTDAVLLIYAFSSFTGFCALFLTMIGYEQAILMLAFNFLFIFLVGLRLARIETDE from the coding sequence ATGATTTTCAGCCCGGACATCATGATTTCAGCGCTGAGTATCCTGGCCGGGGTGAGTGTCCTGTCCTATATCCTCGTTCTTATTTTCAAGCGGCTGGCCCTCGACGCCGGCGTTGTCGACACTCCCCGTAACGACCGCTTCCATGCCGAGCCTGTCCCCCTGCTGGGCGGCAATGCAATCTACATGGCGTTCCTGCTTGGCCTGATGATTCGCGGGATGGTGGATATCTGGGAAGCCCTGCTGATGTTCAGTGGCGTCATTTTTCAGCTCTACGGTATCGCGCGCCACCCGCGCAGGGTCTACCTGTTTTTCGTCATCGCGGCGATCTGGTGTACTATCGGGGGAATTATCGTCGCCGACGGGGACGGGGCTGACCAGGTGCTGGGGCTGCTGATCGGCGGGACGATCCTGCTGCTGGTAGGCAATGTGGACGACGCCAGGGGAGGGGTTATCCCCCACGTCAAGCTCGTCGGTCAGCTTATCGCCGGTTTCTTCCTGATCTATTTCGGAATCAGCGTCGCCTTCTTCACCGACATAGCCACCCATTGGGGCATGCCGTGGCTGATCTGGCTGGCCTATCCGTTCACCCTGTTCTGGATTATCGGCCTCACCAACGCTTTCAACCTGATCGATAACATGAACGGTCTCTCCTGCGGAGTGGCGGTCACCAGCAGTTTCTTTTTCGGCCTGATCAGTTTCGTCAACGGCCAGTTCGATCTCGGCTTCATCTTTTTTATCCTGGCCGGAGCGGGGGTCGGCTACCTGCCCCATAATTTCCCGCGGGCCAGAATTTTCATGGGTGACTCGGGATCCCTGTTCACGGGCTTCATAATCGCCGGCCTCTCAATTGTCGGTAGTTGGGGCACCGCGGCCGGAGTGCCGGGCGGCGGTCTCAAACTGTCGCTGGCTATCCCGATGCTGGTGCTGATCTATCCCATTTTCGACGTGAGCCTGGTGACGATCACCCGCGTGATCCGCCGCCGGCCGATATCCCTGGGCGGCAAGGACCACAGCAGTCACCGGCTGGTCCGCATGGGTCTCAAACCGACTGACGCTGTGCTGCTGATTTACGCCTTCAGCAGCTTCACCGGCTTCTGCGCGTTGTTTCTGACCATGATCGGCTACGAGCAGGCTATCCTGATGCTGGCCTTCAACTTCTTGTTCATTTTCCTGGTCGGTCTGCGCCTTGCCAGAATCGAGACAGATGAATAA
- a CDS encoding NYN domain-containing protein, translating into MPENRRLEDLPEENIRVGVFIDVQNMFYAAKKLDGARLDYESILDRIVGRRRQIMALAYIVESPDIDQSGFISLLKKKGYQVRRKELKSFSDGTAKGDWDMGIAIDIIEAAPDLDVVALVSGDGDFVSLVQLVKRLGPVVELYAFNHNLSGELRETADKFNEIGSEMLLKEYGNNASGHGAQEPVNENSETTQQEQSA; encoded by the coding sequence ATGCCGGAAAACCGTCGCCTGGAGGATCTCCCCGAGGAAAATATCCGGGTCGGCGTGTTTATCGATGTGCAGAACATGTTCTACGCGGCCAAGAAACTCGACGGGGCCAGGCTGGACTACGAGTCTATCCTGGACAGGATCGTGGGCAGGCGCCGCCAGATCATGGCCCTGGCCTATATTGTCGAATCCCCGGATATCGACCAGAGCGGTTTTATCAGCCTGCTCAAGAAAAAAGGCTACCAGGTCCGCCGCAAGGAGCTGAAGTCGTTCTCCGACGGAACCGCCAAGGGTGACTGGGACATGGGGATCGCCATCGACATTATCGAGGCGGCGCCGGACCTCGACGTGGTGGCGCTGGTCAGCGGCGATGGCGATTTCGTTTCGCTGGTTCAGCTTGTCAAGCGACTGGGGCCGGTGGTCGAACTTTACGCGTTCAACCACAATCTCTCCGGCGAGCTGCGGGAAACCGCGGACAAGTTCAACGAAATCGGCAGCGAGATGCTGCTTAAGGAATATGGCAATAACGCCTCCGGCCATGGCGCACAGGAGCCGGTGAACGAAAACAGCGAGACCACCCAACAAGAGCAGTCCGCATGA
- the trkA gene encoding Trk system potassium transporter TrkA — protein sequence MKAIIIGAGDVGFQLASRLSQQGEEIVVIDVDQTKVDRVENHLDVLGLLGSGVDFRILERAQINRTDTLIAVSDDDEVNILACQLASRYEVRTKVARVGGDYYYGESPLALAGSLGIDVLVNPQEACAQEIQRLLKFAAATDVVEFADGEVVLMGMRVGEGFLFRDRALKQIAGEFEKRKFLVAAISRGEQTIIPHGNDAIHEGDLLYVIGKSDATTDMLRLAGYENRSLHRVMLAGGTAVAVRLAHLLESQGVIPIVFESDRARCAVLAEILASSLVLHGDATDLELLESEGVDGVDGFVALTDDDENNIISSLVAKNMGATKTISQIKRLEYLNLATRIGVDASVSPHLSTVNAILAATHSERLLTLATLRGMSVQFMEISVREGLPYVGKMLRDLEIPSDCIIGSVVREGKTFIPHGEDTLLPGDNVVIFTLARQSKKVHKFFL from the coding sequence ATGAAGGCGATTATCATCGGGGCCGGCGACGTCGGCTTTCAGCTCGCCAGCCGGCTCTCTCAACAGGGTGAGGAAATCGTGGTCATCGATGTCGACCAGACCAAGGTCGACCGGGTCGAAAACCATCTGGACGTGCTGGGCCTGCTGGGCAGCGGCGTCGATTTCCGCATCCTCGAACGCGCACAGATCAACCGTACCGACACCCTGATCGCTGTCAGCGACGACGACGAAGTCAACATCCTCGCCTGCCAGCTCGCCTCGCGCTACGAAGTCCGGACCAAGGTGGCCCGGGTGGGCGGAGACTACTACTACGGCGAATCTCCGCTGGCGCTCGCCGGCTCGCTGGGCATCGATGTGCTGGTTAACCCCCAGGAGGCCTGCGCCCAGGAAATCCAGCGCCTGCTCAAGTTCGCCGCCGCCACCGATGTGGTGGAGTTCGCCGATGGCGAAGTTGTGCTGATGGGAATGCGGGTGGGCGAGGGCTTCCTGTTCCGCGACCGGGCGCTCAAACAGATCGCCGGTGAATTCGAGAAGCGGAAGTTCCTTGTCGCCGCGATCAGCCGCGGCGAGCAGACCATTATCCCCCACGGAAATGACGCGATCCACGAAGGCGACCTGCTCTACGTGATCGGCAAGAGCGACGCCACCACCGATATGCTCCGCCTGGCGGGCTACGAGAACCGCAGCCTGCATCGCGTGATGCTGGCCGGCGGCACGGCCGTGGCGGTCCGGCTGGCACATTTGCTGGAAAGCCAGGGGGTGATCCCGATCGTTTTCGAAAGCGACCGCGCGCGCTGCGCCGTGCTGGCCGAGATCCTGGCCTCCAGCCTGGTGCTCCACGGCGACGCCACCGACCTGGAGCTGCTGGAAAGCGAGGGCGTGGATGGTGTGGACGGGTTCGTGGCGCTCACCGATGACGACGAGAACAACATCATCAGCTCCCTGGTGGCCAAGAACATGGGCGCCACCAAAACTATCTCCCAGATCAAGCGGCTCGAATATCTCAACCTCGCTACCAGGATCGGGGTCGACGCCTCGGTCAGCCCGCATCTGTCCACTGTCAACGCTATCCTGGCAGCCACCCACAGCGAGCGGCTGCTGACCCTGGCCACCCTGAGAGGCATGAGCGTGCAGTTCATGGAGATCTCGGTCCGCGAGGGCCTGCCTTATGTCGGTAAAATGCTCAGGGACCTCGAAATCCCCTCGGACTGCATTATCGGCTCGGTGGTCAGGGAGGGTAAAACCTTTATCCCCCACGGTGAGGATACTCTGTTGCCCGGGGATAACGTGGTCATTTTCACCCTGGCCCGTCAGTCCAAGAAAGTACACAAATTTTTCCTCTGA